The proteins below come from a single Eucalyptus grandis isolate ANBG69807.140 chromosome 3, ASM1654582v1, whole genome shotgun sequence genomic window:
- the LOC104437447 gene encoding probable receptor-like serine/threonine-protein kinase At5g57670: MRPVCPANILVGISSDPSESRDLLSWAVTALARPCDNIVALHVLGGYMKKGQITRKRLSKIRKAKAYVISVLGEFAKTCQSHQINLEARVGFSTSVGRGLVKEAKSISAEYLLLRGSRGESARYSHGILRYCFKNAPQDCAVVSVGKCTTKQQTYIPSEQSKVQTHQLSSTWPNQTICNGRERSHIMFTDLETKSKTFSPTTVLDVLEKDSWTTTDEYTSSFRDSIVAATPPQPQNIKARSNRRKCASLCKFLYSLFISSFRKRNTKTESRQPPLRCFSHEEILNATNNFHPDRIVGQGGFSEVYRGDLSNGQVIAVKRLANDKNKEGEFLMELGTIGHVSHPNTASLVGYCIENGLYLVFHFSENGNLASALHGKATKSLEWPIRYRIAVGITRGLHYLHKCCKHRIIHRDIKASNILLGPDYEPQITDFGLAKWLPNKWTHHAVLPIEGTFGYLAPEYFMHGIVDEKTDVFAFGVLLLEIVTGRRPVDSSKQNILLWAMPLMESGNIAELADPKMEGKYDSDQLSRVVLIASYCVRQSSILRPTMSEVLELLNNGLDSDVAKSWRIPKFFSDEMDDYSMVFGYEVPTDISLEDSM, translated from the exons ATGAGGCCTGTGTGTCCTGCTAACATACTAGTAGGCATCTCTTCAGACCCATCTGAAAGCAGAGATCTTCTCTCATGGGCAGTCACTGCTTTAGCTCGTCCTTGCGACAACATCGTTGCCCTCCATGTTCTGG GTGGATACATGAAGAAGGGACAAATCACCCGGAAGCGTTTGTCCAAAATCCGCAAAGCCAAAGCATACGTTATATCTGTGCTAGGCGAATTCGCTAAGACCTGCCAGTCACACCAG ATAAACTTGGAAGCCAGAGTAGGATTCAGCACAAGTGTTGGGAGAGGTCTGGTTAAAGAAGCAAAATCTATTTCAGCAGAATATCTCCTTCTTCGGGGATCAAGAGGAGAATCTGCTAG ATACTCACATGGGATTCTAAGGTATTGTTTTAAGAATGCACCTCAAGACTGTGCGGTCGTCTCGGTGGGGAAATGTACCACGAAACAACAGACTTATATACCTTCCGAGCAATCAAAAG TTCAAACTCATCAACTAAGTTCAACATGGCCAAATCAGACAATCTGTAATGGCAGAGAACGATCCCACATTATGTTTACCGATCTAGAAACAAAGAGTAAAACCTTTTCACCGACAACAGTTCTTGATGTTCTTGAAAAGGATTCTTGGACAACCACAGATGAATATACCTCCAGCTTCCGAGACTCTATTGTGGCAGCAACCCCTCCTCAGCCTCAAAATATTAAGGCACGATCAAACAGAAGGAAATGTGCATCTCTCTGCAAATTCCtatactctttatttatttcgtcatttagaaaaagaaatactaaaACAGAGAGTCGTCAGCCTCCACTGCGGTGCTTCAGCCACGAGGAAATCCTGAATGCTACAAATAATTTCCATCCAG ATAGAATAGTGGGACAAGGTGGGTTTTCAGAGGTATACCGAGGCGATCTTTCTAATGGACAAGTAATAGCGGTGAAGAGGTTGGCCAATGATAAGAACAAGGAAGGAGAGTTTCTGATGGAATTGGGCACAATAGGACATGTCAGTCATCCCAATACCGCCAGCTTAGTTGGTTACTGTATTGAAAATGGGCTCTACCTGGTTTTCCACTTCTCTGAGAATGGAAATTTAGCTTCTGCGTTACATG GTAAAGCAACCAAGTCACTTGAGTGGCCCATACGTTACAGAATTGCCGTGGGCATCACGAGAGGTTTGCACTATCTTCACAAATGCTGCAAGCATCGCATCATACATCGAGACATAAAAGCGTCAAATATCCTTCTCGGGCCTGACTACGAACCACAG ATTACTGACTTTGGTCTAGCAAAGTGGCTACCAAACAAGTGGACTCATCACGCTGTGCTTCCAATCGAGGGCACTTTTGGTTATCTTGCACCGGAGTATTTCATGCATGGGATTGTGGACGAAAAGACAGATGTGTTTGCATTTGGTGTGCTGCTGTTGGAAATAGTGACTGGCCGTAGGCCTGTCGATTCATCAAAGCAGAACATTCTCCTCTGG GCAATGCCTCTCATGGAATCTGGAAACATTGCGGAACTGGCTGATCCGAAAATGGAGGGAAAGTACGACTCTGATCAATTGAGCAGAGTGGTGTTAATTGCTTCCTATTGCGTGAGACAATCCTCGATATTGCGACCGACGATGAGCGAG GTGTTAGAGCTCCTGAATAATGGCCTTGACTCCGACGTAGCAAAAAGCTGGAGGATACCCAAATTCTTTTCTGATGAGATGGATGACTACTCCATGGTATTTGGGTACGAGGTTCCAACCGATATTTCCTTGGAGGATTCCATGTGA
- the LOC104437448 gene encoding uncharacterized protein LOC104437448: METTSQELLKLENKSFSSPSLESTLFICKEKDSDSKRKQPLHNGRPLTSSVPSSQVLGKVKDFLGVLSEANKKLQVEVKDNPKRHDIEVLDGNESEIIEMDLMLGIADLHTPRQ, from the exons ATGGAGACTACTAGTCAGGAGCTTCTGAAATTAGAGAATAAGAGTTTCTCTTCCCCATCGCTAG AGTCCACCTTGTTCATATGTAAAGAAAAGGATTCAGACTCTAAAAGAAAACAGCCACTCCACAATGGAAGGCCATTAACAAGTTCAGTTCCTTCTAGCCAAG TTCTTGGAAAAGTGAAAGATTTTCTTGGAGTCCTGTCTGAGGCTAACAAAAAACTGCAGGTTGAAGTCAAG GACAATCCCAAAAGACATGACATTGAAGTTCTTGACGGGAATGAGTCAGAAATAATAGAAATG GACTTGATGCTGGGGATTGCTGATCTTCATACCCCGAGGCAGTAG